A DNA window from Primulina tabacum isolate GXHZ01 chromosome 12, ASM2559414v2, whole genome shotgun sequence contains the following coding sequences:
- the LOC142520257 gene encoding chaperone protein dnaJ 16-like, which produces MSAVIDPDMAFFKKLDGFHPCEINELKAGTHYFAVYGDNFFKSISYTIEILFSAPFPEERENLRTVEAQILSKRVELSMFETEYRGVLAQFTEMTSRYAQEEQSGLQMLISAYEQVVAVGKKANRQATTAREMHDQLLAELVRVKELHEQDLAQEKANWKQQLNLAQTELATARSELE; this is translated from the exons ATGTCAGCTGTAATAGATCCAGATATGGCTTTCTTCAAAAAGCTGGATGGATTTCATCCTTGTGAAATAAATGAGCTAAAAGCTGGCACCCATTACTTTGCTGTTTATG gtgataatttttttaaaagcataagCTACACCATAGAAATTCTTTTTTCCGCACCTTTTCCTGAAGAGAGAGAGAATCTTAGGACGGTGGAAGCTCAAATTTTGTCAAAAAGGGTGGAGCTCTCTATGTTTGAAACAGAGTATAGGGGG GTTCTAGCACAGTTTACGGAGATGACGAGTAGATACGCTCAAGAAGAGCAATCT GGCTTGCAAATGCTCATATCTGCTTATGAGCAGGTGGTTGCTGTAGGCAAAAAAGCAAATCGCCAAGCCACCACTGCCCGAGAAATGCATGACCAACTCCTGGCGGAATTGGTTCGGGTGAAAGAGCTTCACGAGCAAGACTTGGCCCAGGAGAAGGCCAACTGGAAGCAACAACTGAATTTGGCCCAAACAGAACTTGCCACGGCCCGGTCTGAGTTGGAATAA